A single window of Nicotiana tomentosiformis chromosome 1, ASM39032v3, whole genome shotgun sequence DNA harbors:
- the LOC104096035 gene encoding probable protein phosphatase 2C 10 translates to MGNLCCFNSLFSQLAGGRSSCSSGKGRSKQGPTKYGFSLVKGKASHPMEDFHVAKFVQLQGRELGLFAIYDGHLGDSVPAYLQKHLFSNILNEEDFRNDPHRAILKAYERTDQAILSHSPDLGRGGSTAVTAILINGRKLWVANVGDSRAVLSRRGQAIQLSIDHEPNTERGDIENRGGFVSNMPGDVARVNGQLAVSRAFGDKNLKSHLSSDPDVTNADVDGDTDILILASDGLWKVMSNQEAVDIVRKVKDPHKAAKQLAIEALIRESKDDISCIVVRFKG, encoded by the exons ATGGGTAATTTATGCTGCTTCAATTCTCTCTTCTCGCAG CTTGCAGGAGGACGGTCATCATGTAGCTCTGGAAAAGGAAGAAGCAAGCAAGGGCCTACAAAGTATGGTTTCAGCTTGGTTAAGGGGAAAGCTAGTCATCCCATGGAGGATTTCCATGTTGCTAAATTCGTCCAGTTGCAAGGACGTGAACTAGGACTTTTTGCTATTTATGATGGGCATTTGGGAGATAGTGTTCCTGCCTATTTACAGAAGCATTTGTTTTCCAATATCTTAAACGAG GAAGATTTTCGGAATGACCCTCATAGGGCAATCTTAAAAGCATATGAGAGAACAGATCAAGCTATTCTTTCACACAGTCCTGATCTTGGAAGAGGTGGTTCCACTGCTGTGACTGCAATTCTTATAAACGGTCGTAAGCTATGGGTAGCAAATGTTGGAGATTCCAGAGCAGTGCTCTCTAGGAGGGGTCAGGCCATCCAGCTATCAATTGATCATGAACCAAACACTGAGCGAGGCGACATTGAAAACAGAGGTGGTTTTGTCTCAAACATGCCAG GAGATGTTGCTAGAGTGAATGGCCAACTAGCTGTATCTCGCGCTTTTGGGGACAAGAATCTGAAATCACACCTGAGCTCTGATCCTGATGTTACAAATGCTGATGTCGATGGGGATACAGATATTCTCATACTTGCGAGCGATGGTCTATGGAAG GTAATGTCTAATCAAGAGGCAGTTGACATTGTGAGGAAAGTCAAGGACCCACATAAGGCAGCCAAGCAGTTAGCGATCGAAGCACTGATCAGAGAAAGTAAAGATGATATCTCATGCATTGTTGTCCGATTTAAGGGGTAA